A single window of Vigna radiata var. radiata cultivar VC1973A chromosome 4, Vradiata_ver6, whole genome shotgun sequence DNA harbors:
- the LOC106759403 gene encoding probably inactive leucine-rich repeat receptor-like protein kinase At5g48380 — protein sequence MVEGSQVFSSHVIVSFFLLVFCGMVCGTDSDISCLKSVKEALQDPFKYLQSWDFSNKTEGSICKFTGVECWHPDENRVLNLKLSNMGLKGEFPRGIKNCSSMTGLDFSLNRLSNTIPADISTLLTYATSIDLSSNDFTGEIPASLSNCTYLNTLRLDQNQLSGQIPSNLSQLPRLKAFSVSNNLLTGPVPAFKAGVADAGSYANNSGLCGGPLDACHANSAKSNTAVIAGAAVGGVTVAALGLGIGMFFYVRRISYRKKEEDPEGNKWARSLKGTKTIKVSMFEKEISKMNLNDLMKATNNFSNSNIIGTGRSGTVYKAVLPDGTSLMVKRLQESQHSEKEFMSEMAILGTVKHRNLVPLLGFCLAKRERLLVYKNMPNGTLHDQLHPEAGACTMDWAVRLKIAIGAAKGLAWLHHSCNPRILHRNISSKCILLDADFEPKISDFGLARLMNPIDTHLSTFVNGEFGDLGYVAPEYTKTLVATPKGDIYSFGTVLLELVTGERPTHVAKAPETFKGNLVEWISQQSSNAKLHAVIDESLLGNGVDQEVFQFLKVACNCVSEMPKERPTMFEVYQLLRAIGLNYNFTVEDEIMLPVDSGDAENLEELIVAREGHN from the exons ATGGTTGAGGGTAGCCAAGTTTTCAGTTCTCATGTTATTGTTAGTTTCTTTCTGCTGGTTTTCTGTGGCATGGTTTGTGGGACTGATAGTGATATATCCTGCTTGAAAAGTGTAAAGGAAGCACTTCAGGACCCTTTCAAGTATTTGCAATCCTGGGATTTCAGCAACAAAACAGAAGGGAGTATATGCAAGTTCACTGGGGTTGAGTGTTGGCACCCTGATGAGAACAGGGTCTTGAATCTGAAACTGTCGAACATGGGACTCAAGGGTGAGTTTCCACGCGGCATTAAAAATTGCTCAAGCATGACAGGATTAGACTTTTCACTTAACAGACTCTCTAACACCATTCCAGCAGATATATCCACACTTCTTACATATGCGACATCCATTGATCTATCCTCAAATGACTTTACAGGGGAAATACCTGCTTCCCTCTCAAACTGTACCTATCTCAATACTCTCAGACTTGATCAAAACCAACTCTCTGGTCAAATTCCTTCAAACTTGAGCCAGCTCCCGCGGCTTAAGGCTTTTAGTGTTTCCAATAATCTTTTGACAGGGCCGGTTCCAGCCTTTAAAGCAGGTGTGGCTGATGCAGGAAGTTATGCAAATAATTCTGGCCTGTGTGGTGGTCCCTTGGATGCTTGCCATGCCAACTCTGCAAAGAGTAACACTGCTGTTATAGCTGGAGCAGCTGTTGGTGGTGTGACAGTTGCAGCATTAGGTTTGGGCATTGGAATGTTCTTCTACGTGCGCCGTATTTCTTATAGGAAGAAGGAAGAGGACCCTGAAGGAAACAAGTGGGCAAGAAGTCTAAAGGGAACCAAAACAATAAAG GTTTCTATGTTTGAGAAGgaaatttcaaaaatgaacTTGAATGATCTCATGAAGGCAACTAATAACTTCAGTAATAGCAATATTATTGGGACTGGAAGATCAGGAACTGTTTACAAAGCTGTCCTTCCTGATGGCACATCACTCATGGTTAAGAGATTGCAGGAATCTCAACACTCAGAGAAAGAATTTATGTCTGAGATGGCTATACTAGGGACTGTCAAACATCGTAACCTGGTTCCTCTTTTAGGTTTTTGTCTGGCTAAAAGGGAGAGGCTTTTGGTCTATAAAAATATGCCAAATGGTACCCTCCATGATCAACTTCATCCTGAGGCAGGCGCGTGCACCATGGATTGGGCTGTAAGGCTCAAAATTGCAATTGGCGCAGCCAAAGGGTTGGCATGGCTTCATCATAGCTGCAATCCCCGTATTCTCCATCGAAACATAAGCTCTAAGTGCATCTTGTTGGATGCTGATTTTGAGCCCAAAATTTCTGATTTTGGTCTTGCTAGATTGATGAACCCAATTGATACACATTTGAGTACTTTTGTGAATGGGGAGTTTGGGGATTTGGGTTATGTTGCTCCTGAATATACAAAAACTTTGGTGGCTACTCCTAAAGGGGATATTTATAGCTTTGGGACCGTGCTTCTTGAGCTGGTGACAGGTGAAAGACCTACTCATGTGGCTAAAGCTCCGGAAACTTTCAAGGGAAATTTGGTTGAATGGATTTCACAGCAATCTAGCAATGCAAAACTCCATGCTGTCATTGATGAATCATTACTTGGGAATGGAGTAGACCAGGAAGTTTTCCAATTTCTGAAGGTTGCATGCAATTGTGTTTCAGAAATGCCAAAGGAGAGGCCTACCATGTTTGAAGTATACCAGCTTCTAAGAGCCATTGGCTTGAATTATAATTTCACTGTTGAGGATGAGATAATGCTGCCTGTAGACTCTGGTGACGCTGAGAACTTAGAAGAACTTATTGTAGCTCGAGAGGGACATAACTGA